The following DNA comes from Limnobacter sp. SAORIC-580.
CCCACGGCAGTGGACTACATTCAAAAGCTGAGTGCTTTGTATCCAGCTGGCAAAGCACCTGCGAGCGGGTTTGGTTCAGACATCAACGGCATTCACCAGCAGGCAGATCCCCGCTCTGATGCAGTTGAAAAGCCCTTGGTGTATCCCTTCAAATCTCCAATGGGTGATGTGGTGTTTGAGCGCCAGAGAACAGGCGAACGCGTGTATGACTTGAACACCGATGGCGTGGCCCACTACGGCTTGTACCCGGATTACATCGCGGACATGATGATGCAGCCTGGCGGTAAACCTGCTGTGGCCACTTTGTTCCGGTCGGCTGAAGCGTATTTGCAGTTGTGGGAGCGGGTGGAGGAGTTCAGCCGTGCCCGGAAGTAGCACTATTTAGGATGCAGGCCAGCGCAGTTATCCAGTCTGTTCAGCAACAAGCTCCCAACTTTGCTGAACTAATCTCTTGTTCAAATGGCATGGAACTGCCGCATCCCTCAAAAATTCCATAGTGTTTGGAAAAGTCACCGATGAACTGAAAGTGCTCTTTGAAACGGGTGTGTTGCAGCATTCGGAATGTGTTGCCACACACGGGGAAAACCTTGCCGGTTTCCATGAAGTGGTGTTTGTCCAGAAGAAAGCCGTGTGCCTGGTTTTCGCTGGTGCCTCGGTAAATCACTGCTTGGCCGTAGTCTTCACACGCAGTTTCCAAATCGGCCAGCTTGAACAGTCGGTAGGTGGCGGAGTAAAAGCGTGTTTGCCCAACCAATTGACTCAAGCGTTCATCGGTTATGTCGAGCGGGCGGTCTTCGACCAAACGCGGGTCGGTAAAGCCGTTTTGGGTTGCAATCCTCAAGAAGTCGTTCCAGTACATGGCACCCCCCAAACATTCGCCATAGAGCACCGGGTCGCTGGCCACTTGAGGCGCTATTCTGCGATCCGAATACACATCCGAGAAATAAAATTCGCCACCTGGTTTCAGCAGTTCATAGGCTTGGCGCATGACAGCGTCTTTGTCAGGTGAAAGATTGACCACACAGTTCGAAACAATCACATCAAAACTATTTTTCTCCAGACCCAGTTCATCGAGTCGTTCAATGTATCCTTGCAAGAAGGTTACATTGCCGTGCGAGTAGCCAAATTTCTCTCGATGGTATTCAATGTGGCGGTTGGCCACTTCCAGTTGTTCTTCGGTCATGTCGACACCCACCACTTCGCCGGTTTCGCCGACCAGTTGTGCCAGGGCATACACATCACGCCCGGAGCCAGAGCCCAGGTCAAGAATACGTTTTCCTTTCAAGTCTGTTGGGCACACCAAACCACACCCGTAGTAGCGGCTAAGTACTTCGTCGTGAATATTTGACAGCAAGGGTTTCAGCCACGCGGGTATGGATGAAAAATCACAACAAGCTGTGGTTTTCAGATCGCTGCTGCTTTGTAGTTCTTTGCCGTAGTAATTCTTGACTGCGTCGTACATGGTTTGTTTCCGTGAAATTGAAGATTTGACTCTGCCTGAATGTGTAGTTCGCACTTGCCACACAATAAGTTACTCGCTTTAAACAGCGCGTGTATTTGATCGAAGTTCTACAACACTGTGTTATTTTATTTTTTGGATAAGCTCTAACAAGAAAATGCACATGATCAAAGAAAACAACAGCCACAGTATCGTCATCGGATACATCCTCTGGATTTTCGGTTTCATGGGCGCACATCGTTTTTATTATGGACACCCCATTTCCGGCATCATCTGGTTTTTCACGCTTGGCCTGTTTTTGATTGGCTGGATTGTCGATTTGTTCTTGATCCCGGGCATGGACAAAAGCGCAGATCGTCGTTTTCTAACTGGCCCCATCAACTACAACATTGCCTGGGTGTTGCTGACTTTCCTGGGTGTGTTCGGCATTCACCGGTTTTACCAACGCAAGTGGATTACCGGTTTGATCTACCTGCTCACTGTGGGCCTGTTCGGCATCGGTGTTATTTACGATTGGTGTACGCTGAATGATCAAATTGACGAGCTGCACCGTGACGGCGTTGAGTAAAAATGGCGAAGCGAAGTTCGATTAAGCAGGTTATAAGCCCAGACCAATTGAGTAATCTCAACGAGTTAGTGGTCGACAAACGATACGGCAAACGCGCGAAAGCCAAAAAAGCACGACGCAACCGTCATTATGAAAAACAGTTTCTGCGCAATGCAGTAACCTCAGGCATTCTTTCTGAAGATCCTTCCTGAATCGGCGATCATTCATTTTGTATTCATCTTCTCTAGACGTGTTGTTCATGGAACAACACGGTTTAGGTTAAGGCGTGGCGGTCAAACTGATTTCCATGCAGACAAGTTGCTGCACTTAACCGAAACACCTCAAAGGAGAAATACCATGAAAAAGATTGTTGCACTTTCACTTGCTCTTGGCTTTAGCGGCGTTGCACTGGCCAGCGACTTGACTTTCGGCGATGGTACTTACCATGTTGTAAAAGAGTCAAAGCAGTCCAGCTTGACACGTGCCGAAGTTCTTTCCAAGACAGACAGCACCAATGTGGCCAACGCTGTGGATGGCTCGGTAACACCAAGCTACGCTCCTAACACCATGCTGAGTCGTTCGGACGTGATTCGTAAAATGGAAGGTTTCCAGTATGCCGATTTTGGTGACGCAACCAACCCGACTCCTTGGGTGAAGATGCGGGACGACAACAGCAATTTTGCGCAGGATGAAAGCAGCAAACCTGTGACTAAAACCAACTGATCTGTCAGTTTTCGAGTTCTTCACCTCACCCCTTGGGCCGTAAAAGGTCCGATTCGAGGCCCGAGTAATCGGGCCTTTTTTTTCGTACAAATGATTTATATTGCATTTGTATTTCTCGTTAAAATTCGTTCATTTTGTGTTCATTTCTGTTGATGAAGGACTTCATTGGAAGTTCAGTGACCGTTCATCTTGACGGTCAACAATGGGGCTCCACATAAAACCCAAGGAGTACCCCTATGAAAACCAGTTCTTGTTCCGTGTTGGCCCTGTTGATGCTGGGCGCGATTGCGACCGAAACCCATGCTGGTCAGGTGCGCACTGATGGTCAAGACATTATTCTTTCTACTAAAGGCGGATTGAAGCTCGAGACTGAAGACAAAAGCGCGGGCTTTCAAATTGGCGGCCGGCTGCACTGGGACTACACGCAAGATGAATCCGACACAGCTGCCAATGGTAATCAGACACTAGAAGATTTTGATGCACGTCGCGCACGAATCGCTTTGAGCGGGCATTTGAATGATTTTGAGTACAAAGCGGAATTCAATATTGCCGAATCTGGAAGCGGTGGAAGTGTCGAAGATTTGTACGTGAAGTACAAAGGTTTTGGTGAGATGGCCAATTTAACGATTGGTAAACAGCGCGTACCTTTCGGCATGGATGTTTTAACCAGCTCCAACGATATTTCATTGCTTGAGCGATCTGCCATGACAGAACGCTATACCTTGGAGCGATCTGCTGGAGTGAAGTTAAGCGGGCGTGGTATGGACAAACGCTTCACATACGGTGTGGGTTTGTTCGAGGCCGATGGTAACGGCACCAATGACTTTCAGGAGCAGGCTTTGGCTGGGCGTGTAACTTTTGCACCCATTATGACTAAAACGAGTGTGTTGCACTTGGGTGTGGGTTATCAAACTGTGGGGGCAACCGACCCTTTGGATGAAACCGACACCATGAATATGGAGGTGGCCGGTGCGCTTGGACCCTTCCACGCCCAGGCGGAGTATTACGACTCTAAAGTTGGCCCACAGAGCTTTAATGGTTATTACGCGCAAGTAGGGTACATCCTGAACGGTGGAGGCACTCGCCCATACAGCGATGGCATTTTTAAGCGGGTAAAGGCTGTACCTGGTGGTACTTGGGAAGTGACTGCCCGCTTTGAGGAGGGGGATGGCCGTTTCAATGACGTTGGTCTGGCTTTTATAGACGCACAGCAAACTTCACTGGGACTGAACTACTACATGAACGATGCGGTGCGAATCGGCTTGAGTTACATGGACGCTGAAAGCAACACCAATAGCGACAGTGGTAACGAGCTGCGCATGCGCCTTCAGTTCACTTACTGAGGTGGTTTACGAAGATGAACACCAGATTAACAAGCCAAAAAATCTGGTGTTTATCGCTGATAATCCCTAGCATCTGGAAATTGATTTGATGCACAAGGGTAAGTTGATGTTTAAGACCCGTATTCTGCTGGCCTTTGTGGCTTTGGCGCTGGTGGCGGTTGCTCAAGGGGTAATCGGCTATCTTGCCATGGCCACAGCCAGTCAGAATGTTCAAAAAGGCCGAGTTGCTAACGAGTTGTTGGTGGGTTATATGGACCTGCTTTCCAACAAACAGCTGTTAAGAACCCAACTGACCAACGAGATGACTGGGCTGGAATCTGATCCCCAGCAAAGTCAGGTCTACTACTACAACATGATTCGCGCGCTCGATACGCTGGACCGTCTTGCCGAAACGTCAAAAGGTTTGACTCTAGGTGATGAGGCGCTTTTGCCTGAACATGACGAGCGCAGCCAAAGTTTGATTATTCTTCGCAAGGGCGTAGACCAGTTGGGTTCGGTGATGACTGCATCCGAATGGAAATTCGAGGCAGTTACCCCACAACAGAAGCGCCAGAAACTGGATCAAATCTTTGATGTATCTGATGGGCAGGATTTGAGGGTGGCACTGACCCAAAGCATTGCGCGTGAACGTTTGATTACGGCGCGTGACCGGGCCGCAGCAGACGTGTCACTGAACTTTATGACCAATGTGGTTGTTATTGCAACAATTGGTCTAGCCCTGTTCATGGTGCTGCTTGGGTTTTATTTCGTGAGGTCTTTGAGTAAACCAGTAGAGCGTTTGATCAAGGGCGCTGAAGCCTTGCAGGCGGGTAATTTAAGTTATCGCATACCCGCCTTTGGACGCGATGAGTTCTCGCAAGTGGGCCGCAGCATGAATGACATGGCTCGAGAAATTGCACGTTTACGCGCCAACGATCAACAGGCGCGGGAGCAACTTGAGATTCAGGTGAGCGAGCGAACCAACGATTTGCAGGAGGCCTTGCACCGATTGGAAAAAATTGAGCTTCGCCGCCGGCAGATGTTTGCAGACATTAGCCACGAGTTAAAAACGCCCACCACTGCAATTCGCGGTGAGGCCGAAATCAGTTTGCGCCATGGCGGAAATAGCAATGCCGAGTGTAAGGAAACTCTCGAGCGGATTGTTCAATACGCCCAGCAGCTCAATTACATTGTGGACGACATGCTGACCTTGGCGCGAAGCGATATTGATGCGCTTGTACTGGACCGAAGGGCAGTGGATGTTTCAACTTTGTGCCACGAATCAATTGCTTACTTCCGACCACAGATCAGCCAAAAGGGCTGTGTTGTGGAAGCGCAAATTCAGAGTGATAGCTTGGTTCTGGGTGATGCGCAGCGTTTGAAGCAGGTGTTAAATATTGTTTTGGACAATGCGATTCAATACAGCGGCGCCAAGGCGGTTATACGGATCAGTACCGCATCAGTGGAGGACGCTGAGAACATGCGCCGATGTGAGGTAACGATTGAAGACAATGGCCCGGGTATTCCTGAGAATGAGTTGAGTCGAGTATTTGAGCGCCACTACCGTGGCACCATGGCGAAGCTGATCAGGCCCGACGGCAGCGGTTTGGGCCTGCCACTTGCTGCGGCGATTGTGCGGGCACACCATGGCACAATCGAAATTATCAGCGAAGAAAACAAGGGGTGCCGTGTCACGATTAATTTACCGGCATTCGATTCAGTGATTGAGGACGCAGTATGAAAGTGTTGATTGTTGAAGACGATGCACGTGTGTCTAGTTTTTTGGAGCGTGGACTGAAAGCGGAGGGTTATCGACCCCAAGTGGCCCACAATGCCAGCACTGGAGTTTTATTGGCAAAGGCACTGCAAAAAGACGTACGTGAGAATTTTGAAAGCGCTGTAGTGATTCTCGATGTGATGTTACCCGACGGTTCCGGGCTTGATGTATGTCAAACCTTGAGGGCTGAGGGTTTCTCGTTGCCTGTGCTAATGCTAACCGCACTGAATTCAGTCGAAGACCGGGTGGCAGGCCTGCGCATGGGTGCTGACGACTATCTCGGCAAGCCGTTCGCATTTGATGAAATTCTCGCACGCTTGGAGGCCCTGGGTCGCCGGGTGGGAAACACTGCACCTAAACAGGCCCGAAAAAATTTAGAAGTAGCTGACCTGAAACTTGATCTAGAGAAGATGCGTTTGTCGCGTGCGGGTCGTGAAATTCAGTTGACTGCGAAAGAGCTTGCTTTGGTCGAGTTGCTGATGAGTGCGCCAGGCCGGCTGTTCAGCCGAGAGCGGATTCTTTCAAACGTGTGGGGTGTGAATGAAGATCCACTGACCAATGTGGTGGATGTGTACATTCGACGCTTGCGCGCCAAGATTGATCTTGAGGGTTTGCCACCCCTGATACATACCCAGCGTGGGCTTGGTTATCGCCTGGAATCGCTAAAGACCAGCGATTCGTAATGGTGTTCATCTGGCGTTAATTTTTGGTGCCAGTTTGATTCATCGGGCAACGGAGTTCCAGTTCATCTGACTCTTTCAGAATGGTGTTCATGAAAAGCAATGTTTGTTTTTCGAACCTCAATTTGAAGGAGCATATGATGAAAAATTCCAGTTTAGTTCGTACCACCTTGATATCTGCCGGCTTGTTATTCAGCGGTGCCGCTTTCGCAAATACAGCTGTGGTGAGCAGTAACATTACGGAGGCAGAGGTACTGAAAGCTCAGAAGGTATGGGGCGAGGCTGTTGTACAAATTTCCAAAGACTTTGAGGCAGGTGGCTTGGACAAGGCCAAGAAAACTGCCCAAGCCGCACTGGATGCCGCCTACGCTTATGACATGGGCCCCGTGTTGTTCAAGCCCACATTGGCGGCAATTCCACAGAACATCCGTAGCACTGAAGAAGGGGCATTGGCCTATTTTGTAGGCGGTAACAAAAAATTCCCCAATGATTCTGGCTTTGCATTGAAGGGCTGGAGAAGTGTTGAATCCAAAAATTCTGTCATTCACTTGAATGGCAACACGGCCTTGACCATGGGCAATGTCAGCTTCACTGACAAGAATGGCAAGGTGACCACAGTCGACAAAACCTGGGGCTATGTGAAAGACAGCGCTGGCAACTTGAAAATTGTGCTGCATCACTCTTCCTTGCCATACACCAACTAAATATTTGGGTGGCCGACGCCTAAGTCGGCCATTTCTGACGTTCTCATGGAAGCAATAGTGATGAACCAACAACAATCAAAATGGATTAAAGCAGCGGTGTTGAGCACCGCAGTTTTTTGTGCCCCGGTTTGGGCAAGCACGGGCAAGCTGGTGTTGACCGGCGGTGTAAGTACCGTGGAAGGCGCGGGCGGAGGAGGTATCACGCCGTGGGCATTTATTGGCACCCAAGCCACCGAAAAGGAACTGGGTTTTGCAGCGAACCTGACTCAGGTTGAAACACAGGATTACTCGCTAACTACCTACGGTGCGACCGTGGGCTGGAACGAGCGGGTGGAGTTTTCGCTGGGTGAGCAGGTGCTTGATACGGGTATTACCGGAACAGCGCTGACCGGTGCTGGTCTGGATTTGAAACAACAAATCGTCGGTGTGAAGGTCCGCGTGTTTGGTGATGGTGTGTTGGACAGCGACACCTGGTACCCGCAAGTGGCAGTGGGCCTGCAACACAAAACCCTTGATGCAGCAGCCTTGGAGCCAACCCTGACTTCGTTGGGTGCTGACGACAGTGGTACCGATTTTTATGTGACTGCGACCAAGTTGTTTTTGAAACAAGGCGTATTGGTGAACGGTACATTGCGCGCCACCAAGGGCAACCAAAACGGTTTGTTGGGGTTTGGGTCCAACACCGATGACAGTTACGAGTTGATGCCGGAGATTTCGGTGGCCAAGCTGCTGAATCACAACCTCGCGATTGGTGCCGAATACCGGATGATGCCCAACAACCTGGAAGCGGCTGGCCGCAATGCAGGCCTGAACAGTGGTCTTCGCGCAGACGATTGGATGGACCTGTTTGTGGCATGGGCCCCAACCAAGAACCTTTCCTTGACCGCAGCCTATGTGGACCTGGGTCGAATTGTGCCCGCCACCACTGATGGCCGCAGTCAAACCGGCTTTTACCTGTCCGCCCAACTAGCGTTTTGAAGGAGTACGTAATGATGAAATCAATTCGATCTTTTGCAGCAGCAATTGCCTTCGCAATGTGCTTGCCCATGGTTGCTCAGGCCAGTTCCGAGAAATCACTTTACGAACAACTGGGTGGCAAGGAAAGCATACGCTTGATGATGGACGACTTTGTGGTTCGCCTGAAAGCCGATCCGCGAATAGGTGATCAATTTGCCGCTACTGACGCAGAACGACTGGCCTCCCAGTTGACAGACCAAGTGTGCGAGGCCACGGGCGGGCCATGCAAGTATGTGGGTCTGGACATGAAGTCGGCCCATGCTGGAATGACCATCACCAAAGCCCACTTCAATGCGCTGGTGGAGGTATTGCAAACAAGCATGAACCAATACAAGGTGCCTTTCGATGTGCAGCTCGAAGTACTTAGTATGTTGGCACCCATGCACAGAGATGTGATTACGGTGCGTTAATTCCACCTTAAATGTTTGGGGCAGTTCTAACAGGGTTGATCAGGTTTTCCGATTCAACCCTGTTGTTACATTGAAGAATTTGACATGAGCGTGTCAGCAACAATTCGCAAGGTGTGCTCCAAGCGCTCGTCATTTAGATTGCCACCCAGGGAAAGTCTCACAGCGTTGGGTGTTGCACCTTCCAGGCAGAACATGTCTGCGCTGGCAATGGCGATGCCTCGATTGAGCAGTCGCCCACAGAATGCGGACTGACTCCAGGCTGATGGAAGATTCAACCAGAGGTGAAACGCTTCCGGGTTTGTTTCGATTTTGAAATCTCCCAGTATTCGCCTGGCGATCAGTTGCCTTCGCTGGCTCATCAGTCGAATATTGTCCAGACACATTTGTGCTGTGCCATCGAGAATCCATTGTGTAGCAAGTGCTGAGCACATTGGGCTGGCCATGATTTGCGTGGCGCGCAGTGAGGAGGCAATGCGTTTGGATTCGAGTTCGGTTGGGCACACCAGAAATGCAATCCGAAGGCCCGCACTGCAGGTTTTGGACAATCCGTTGACGTAGTACGTCAGTTCTGGCGCAAGGCTGGCCAAGGATGTCGGCGGGTTGTGCATCAATTTGCTGTAAGGGTCATCTTCAATAATCTTGAGGCCAAAATATCGGGCCACTTCTACAATTTCACGCCTGCGTGTTTCGCTGATGGTGCGGGTGGTCGGATTCTGGATGGTCGGGTTCAGGTACAGCGCCCGAACTTTGTTGATTCTGCAGTGTGCCTCAAGAGCATCTGGAAGAATACCTTGGGCGTCGCCGGGGATGCCCAGTGTGCGTATGCCCAGCAAGCCCGCCATTGCTTTTACGCCAGGGTAGGTGATGGCTTCTGCACACAGTGTATTGCCCGCACCGACCAAGCCATTCATCAGGCCAGCCAGTGTGGCCTGAATGCCTGGTGTCACCAGAACCGTGCGCCCCTTGTGATGTGGGCTGACACCGTTTAACCAGACAGCAGCAGCCTGTTGATCGTCTTCAGTTCCCCCGAAATCCTGATACCGGGTTAGCCGGTGAAAGTTTCCTTGCTCTGTCACATGCCGTGCACCGTGGCGCATGCGCGCAAGTAATTCGGGCTCTTGTGGTTCAGGAGCCATGTTCATGGTCATCTCGATCAGCGTGGGTTCTGCTTCAAGCTGGTTTGAGTTTCTTATCCGGACGTAGCTGCCTACGCCTGCCTTGGACGTGATCAGGCCGCGGTGCTGCGCTTCCTGATAGGCACGTGCAACCGTGGTGTAGTCCAGATTCAAGCCTTTGGCCAGTTCACGAATGGGTGGAAGCCGGTCGTCAAGCTGCAGCACGCCCCGTTGTATTTCGAGTTCAATTGCTTCGGCAATAGCCAAATAGGCAGGCTTGTCGCAACTGGAAAGCACCTTGTTCCAGTCTTCCAAAAGAGTTGATCTGCTTCGCATGTTCACTCGCTGTGCCTGTCGGTTTCAAATGGGTGCAAGCAACTTGCGCGCCCGGTGCATTGCACTTTTCAGGTGCGATGTTTTTGACTTGTGTGGTGATGTCAGCTCTCAGGTTTGAGAATGGAACTGGCTGGAGAGTCGCATGAAATGGATTTGATTGCACATTGATTGGATTTGGAGAGCTTGAATTGGTACAGGCATTGCGACTCTGTGAGCGTGCGCCGGCACAGTGCAATTCACTTTCACGGTGCCCATTTGTTGATGACTCTGGAGATCATGAAATGCCTAAAGTAAATCACCCCGCTCATGTTGATGGCGATTATTTTGTCGATTATGAAGAAAAAGTATTTGAGGATGTGAAGGCCGAGCCAGGTCAAAAAGCGCTGGTGACTTTTCACACAGTGGCGTTTGAAGGTTCGATTGGTTTTGTGAATCTGTTGCAGGCTACACGATTGCAGCGCAAAGGCTTCGAGACCTCGGTGCTGCTGTATGGCCCCGGCGTTACTTTGGGTGTGCAGCGTGGATTCCCCACCTTGGGCAATGAGGCGTTTCCTGGTCATTTGAATTTCAACAATCAAATCAAGAAATTCATGGGTGAAGGCGGCAAAGTGTACGCGTGCCGTTTTGCGTTGCAGGCGCTGTATGGCCATGGAGAGCCTTCCCTGATTGAGGGAATTCGACCCATCAACCCCCTGGATGTGATGGACCTGGTGCTGATTCACAAACGTGACAGTGCCGTGATTATTGACACCTGGACGTTGTAAACGCGCAGTGGGGTCGCCCACCGGCGCCCCACTTGATGGCAGTTGAAGTGGAGTATACGTGCATGACCCAGCCCAGAATAATTCGCGCAGCAGCGGCGCAGATCGCACCTGATCTTCAGGACCCTGCCCAAACCATCCAACGGGTTTGTCAAACCATGGAGGAGGCTGCAGCCAAAGGCGTACAAATTATCGTGTTCCCGGAAACCTTTGTGCCTTACTACCCCTACTTTTCTTTTGTGTCGCCGCCTGTTCAGCAAGGCAAGGATCATCTGCGGCTTTACGAGTATGCGGTGACGGTGCCCGGTGCAGAGACTGAGGCGATATCGGCTTTGGCTGCCCAGTACAACATGGTGGTTGTTTTGGGTGTGAATGAGCGGGACCATGGCTCGCTGTACAACGCGCAAATTATTTTCGACGGCAATGGCGAAATACGCTTGAAGCGCCGAAAAATTACACCGACCTACCACGAGCGAATGGTGTGGGGGCAGGGCGATGCATCGGGTTTGAAAGTGGTGAAGACGAGTGCAGGGCGTGTGGGTGCGCTGGCCTGTTGGGAGCACTACAACCCTTTGGCCAGGTATTGTTTGATGGCCCAGCACGAGGAAATTCACTGCGCCCAGTTTCCTGGTTCTTTGGTGGGGCAGGTATTCGCCGATCAAATGGAGGTGACGATTCGCCACCACGCGCTGGAGTCGGGCTGCTTTGTGATCAACAGCACTGCCTGGCTTTCCGAAGAACAGGTTCAAAGTATTTCGCAAGACAGCACTTTGCAAAAAGGCCTGCGTGGTGGTTGTTTCACTGCGATTGTCAGCCCTGAAGGCAAGTTGCTGGGCGAGCCTCTAACCGAGGGTGAAGGATTGGTGGTGGCTGATCTTGACATGGCACTGATCACGAAGCGCAAACGGATGATGGATTCGGTTGGTCACTATGCGCGGCCCGAGTTGTTGAGCTTGTTGGTCAGGGATGAGGCTTCAAGTCCCATGAGAAGAATTTCGGGAGTGCAGCATGCTGAGTACTGATCTTCAAACCTATGGCTTGAGGCTAGAAGACTCGTCTGCGGGGGTTCAAAGCCGGCGTGGTGGTGCTGGCCCTTCCGATCACAAAGCGGTTGTGGTGGATGGGCAAACCGTGATGATTCCTGTTCATACGCATACGGCATGGGACTCTCCTTTCATGGCCAGCAAGCCCGATGCCAACGGGAAAAGCGAGCTTCGCAAAAACGGAATTCCAATTGCTGTGATTGATTTTCCAAAGCAACCGAAGTTCTATGGCCTGAAAACCGCAGAGGGCATTCCTTACGAGCAAATTGCCACACTGCACAGCAGCGATGTGTTGGCCACCACCGTGCTGCAAACCTGCATTCGCTACCAAAGCAGAAATAAAACATGCAAGTTTTGCTCGATTGGCCAGTCTTTGGCGGCAGGCCGAACCATTGAGCGAAAAACACCACAGCAACTGGCTGAAGTGGCGAAGGCTGCTGTCGAGTTGGACGGTGTGAAGCAAATGGTAATGACCACTGGCACACCAGCTACGCCTGACCGGGGCGCAGCAATCATGGTTGAAAGTGTATTGGCGGTGAAAGCTGCGGTGGATTTGCCGATTCAAGTACAAATTGAACCACCAGATCGCTTTGAATGGTTTGACGAATTGAAGCGAAGCGGTGCCGACACTTTGGGCATGCACCTGGAAGTGATTTCAGATGCAGCGCGGCAAGCAATGATGCCAGGCAAGGCCACAGTGCCGGTGAGTTACTACATGCAGGCATTTGATGCGGCGGTGAAGGTGTTTGGTCGCGGGCAGGTGAGCACTTACATTATTGTTGGGCTGGGCGATTCACAGGTTGAAATTATCGACATGTGTCGCGAACTGATATTGCGCGGGGTTTATCCCTTTGTGGTTCCGTTTGTGCCAATTGGTGGCACTCCTTTGGAAAGCCACCCGGTTCCGAGTTCCCAATTCATGCGGGAGGTGCTTCAACCCGTTGGCCAGATGTTGCGGGAAGCCGACCTGTTGTCCAAAGACATGAAAGCCGGCTGCGGAAAATGTGGTGCGTGTTCAACACTGAAAACTTTTGAAGTCTGAGCCTGTGAGTGAGGTGCTGCCATGTTTATTACCGAAATGAATGTTGAGGAATTTGCGCACAGTGAGTGCCACATCAAATTGGCCGTAGATGACTGGGCGTTACGAGAGGCGCAGAAATTGCGCAACGATGTTTTTGTGGTTGAGCAAGGCATTTTCCAGACCAGTGACCATGATGTGTTTGACAGCAGCGCCTATACCCTGGTGGCCACCATCGGTTTGCTGGGTATTCCCGATGCTGTGGTGGGCACCGTACGAATTCATGAGCAGGCTCCGGGTGTGTGGGTGGGCTCGCGCCTTGCTGTGGATCAGGCTTATCGATCAGTCAAAGGCCTTGGAAAAGCGCTGATTGCCATGGCGGTGAGTAGTGCACGCGCGCAAGGGTGCACTGCCTTTTATGCGAATGTTCAACTGCC
Coding sequences within:
- a CDS encoding methyltransferase domain-containing protein yields the protein MYDAVKNYYGKELQSSSDLKTTACCDFSSIPAWLKPLLSNIHDEVLSRYYGCGLVCPTDLKGKRILDLGSGSGRDVYALAQLVGETGEVVGVDMTEEQLEVANRHIEYHREKFGYSHGNVTFLQGYIERLDELGLEKNSFDVIVSNCVVNLSPDKDAVMRQAYELLKPGGEFYFSDVYSDRRIAPQVASDPVLYGECLGGAMYWNDFLRIATQNGFTDPRLVEDRPLDITDERLSQLVGQTRFYSATYRLFKLADLETACEDYGQAVIYRGTSENQAHGFLLDKHHFMETGKVFPVCGNTFRMLQHTRFKEHFQFIGDFSKHYGIFEGCGSSMPFEQEISSAKLGACC
- a CDS encoding NINE protein, with amino-acid sequence MHMIKENNSHSIVIGYILWIFGFMGAHRFYYGHPISGIIWFFTLGLFLIGWIVDLFLIPGMDKSADRRFLTGPINYNIAWVLLTFLGVFGIHRFYQRKWITGLIYLLTVGLFGIGVIYDWCTLNDQIDELHRDGVE
- a CDS encoding OprO/OprP family phosphate-selective porin — translated: MKTSSCSVLALLMLGAIATETHAGQVRTDGQDIILSTKGGLKLETEDKSAGFQIGGRLHWDYTQDESDTAANGNQTLEDFDARRARIALSGHLNDFEYKAEFNIAESGSGGSVEDLYVKYKGFGEMANLTIGKQRVPFGMDVLTSSNDISLLERSAMTERYTLERSAGVKLSGRGMDKRFTYGVGLFEADGNGTNDFQEQALAGRVTFAPIMTKTSVLHLGVGYQTVGATDPLDETDTMNMEVAGALGPFHAQAEYYDSKVGPQSFNGYYAQVGYILNGGGTRPYSDGIFKRVKAVPGGTWEVTARFEEGDGRFNDVGLAFIDAQQTSLGLNYYMNDAVRIGLSYMDAESNTNSDSGNELRMRLQFTY
- a CDS encoding sensor histidine kinase encodes the protein MFKTRILLAFVALALVAVAQGVIGYLAMATASQNVQKGRVANELLVGYMDLLSNKQLLRTQLTNEMTGLESDPQQSQVYYYNMIRALDTLDRLAETSKGLTLGDEALLPEHDERSQSLIILRKGVDQLGSVMTASEWKFEAVTPQQKRQKLDQIFDVSDGQDLRVALTQSIARERLITARDRAAADVSLNFMTNVVVIATIGLALFMVLLGFYFVRSLSKPVERLIKGAEALQAGNLSYRIPAFGRDEFSQVGRSMNDMAREIARLRANDQQAREQLEIQVSERTNDLQEALHRLEKIELRRRQMFADISHELKTPTTAIRGEAEISLRHGGNSNAECKETLERIVQYAQQLNYIVDDMLTLARSDIDALVLDRRAVDVSTLCHESIAYFRPQISQKGCVVEAQIQSDSLVLGDAQRLKQVLNIVLDNAIQYSGAKAVIRISTASVEDAENMRRCEVTIEDNGPGIPENELSRVFERHYRGTMAKLIRPDGSGLGLPLAAAIVRAHHGTIEIISEENKGCRVTINLPAFDSVIEDAV
- a CDS encoding response regulator transcription factor — protein: MKVLIVEDDARVSSFLERGLKAEGYRPQVAHNASTGVLLAKALQKDVRENFESAVVILDVMLPDGSGLDVCQTLRAEGFSLPVLMLTALNSVEDRVAGLRMGADDYLGKPFAFDEILARLEALGRRVGNTAPKQARKNLEVADLKLDLEKMRLSRAGREIQLTAKELALVELLMSAPGRLFSRERILSNVWGVNEDPLTNVVDVYIRRLRAKIDLEGLPPLIHTQRGLGYRLESLKTSDS
- a CDS encoding phosphoribosyl-AMP cyclohydrolase, whose product is MKNSSLVRTTLISAGLLFSGAAFANTAVVSSNITEAEVLKAQKVWGEAVVQISKDFEAGGLDKAKKTAQAALDAAYAYDMGPVLFKPTLAAIPQNIRSTEEGALAYFVGGNKKFPNDSGFALKGWRSVESKNSVIHLNGNTALTMGNVSFTDKNGKVTTVDKTWGYVKDSAGNLKIVLHHSSLPYTN
- a CDS encoding DUF3034 family protein, whose translation is MNQQQSKWIKAAVLSTAVFCAPVWASTGKLVLTGGVSTVEGAGGGGITPWAFIGTQATEKELGFAANLTQVETQDYSLTTYGATVGWNERVEFSLGEQVLDTGITGTALTGAGLDLKQQIVGVKVRVFGDGVLDSDTWYPQVAVGLQHKTLDAAALEPTLTSLGADDSGTDFYVTATKLFLKQGVLVNGTLRATKGNQNGLLGFGSNTDDSYELMPEISVAKLLNHNLAIGAEYRMMPNNLEAAGRNAGLNSGLRADDWMDLFVAWAPTKNLSLTAAYVDLGRIVPATTDGRSQTGFYLSAQLAF
- a CDS encoding group I truncated hemoglobin is translated as MMKSIRSFAAAIAFAMCLPMVAQASSEKSLYEQLGGKESIRLMMDDFVVRLKADPRIGDQFAATDAERLASQLTDQVCEATGGPCKYVGLDMKSAHAGMTITKAHFNALVEVLQTSMNQYKVPFDVQLEVLSMLAPMHRDVITVR